The proteins below are encoded in one region of Bremerella sp. P1:
- a CDS encoding type I polyketide synthase, whose product MQPKHEPIAVIGIGCRLPGADSPEAFWNLLIEGRDAIGEVPPDRWDVDRLYDPEPATPGKMYTRRGGFLSNVADFDPTLFGISGREAEKMDPQQRILLEVTWEAFENAGIPVKTLGNSATGIYVGISNSDYARLLFRGLDSLSAYSATGTSLSIAANRLSYLFNFRGPSIAVDTACSSSLVSAHLACQGLQSGETDLAVAAGVNLILTPEGTITFCQARMMAPDGRCKTFDASADGYVRGEGCGAVILKRLSDAERDGDRVLAVIHGTAVNQDGLTNGLTAPNGPSQQEVLKAALDDAQVEPQAIELIEAHGTGTSLGDPIEVRSLKNVLGMGRDAQHPLRLGSVKTNIGHLESAAGIAGLLKLVLSLSKGQIPPHLNFETLNPYIDLSGAEVEIVTEAKQWNSDAGKRLAGVSAFGFGGTNCHLIVGDYVAKETETKSSPPKDRPRHIIPLSTQTHDGLPLLAERYLEELEDEAISLADFAHSVAVGRSTLDARTFVNAADKKEAFATLHKLVEKGSKDSTNGQPVRRRNKVVFLFTGQGSQYPGMGRELYESHPVYREAIDQCAAELKKYDVPLLDVLFAESESDTIHQTAMSQPTLFATEYALFQLWKSWGITPSMAIGHSVGEYVAACVAGVFPLEDALKLIALRGKLMQSLPAGGAMLAVSAGADRIETLLNGHAGQVGIAAVNSPQQTVLSGAAEAIDQVAELCQTEGIRATRLTVSHAFHSKLMEPILDEFEQAVSSIEMKPASFPIAANLTGELSKDAFTKPAYWRQHLREAVRFADGIQAIAAKGGNVFVEVGPQPVLSGLGRVSVPGKENAWLPSLRNGRSDWQMMLNSLGELYETGITIDWKAFDAPYDRKRIELPTYPFVRSRFWAPDTMPVTSGEDFGGGTGLMPTRTTHPLLGVKIPTATDEVLFQTNLAPGFPAYLNDHQLFGNPVFPATGYVELALGAASAHFEEGQYSVEQLQVQQPLVFEEQHSKTVQVVLTPEDLGYASFRILSAETSDSDDTIWKLHAAGKIVPAAARPEKADLQEAFFRMEKQVDVEEFYAGAKQSGLQYGHAFQGIKQLGNGEDEALAEVALQTDLQSDARNYHLHPALLDACFQTVGSLLVDELTPGTTFIPIGIGSVTCFEGHSPQRVACWSKIVSRKPGRMPQVEADILLANEEGEVLAEVRGLKLARLAKIDLQKRLVADVDRWYHEVKWLETPRIGNPLTVDEKEESIWLIFGDGRPMTQYLVEQLEQRKQQVMQVFPGTELEFGEVDAMLDPAEPTEFVELLDSLQLSDTRKLRGVIYLWAQQDLSGKANESMVDHALGCQGLLHVAQALGQREDQSPRLYVVTLGGQRIYSGDKIGHPLEAATWGLAGVIANELPKLNCTRVDVDAADRETAGRLFGEIWVPDSETEIALRGEKRFSSRLMPMRLAADGELTVPEQSYQLGLKKFGMLTNLELVPKPRTEPAETEVEIAVKASGLNFRDVLRALGMLQEYEKEIGILTEADVTFGFECSGVVTAVGSKVKNLSVGDEVIALSTASMTSHLLVDQNYVAKKPSNQTFDEAATIPLAFLTAHYGLVRLAKLRKGERVLIHAAAGGVGQAAVAIAQAIGAEIYATASKGKWDFLHSLGIKHVYDSRTTLFSDQILEDTGGEGVDVVLNSLNQEFIPKSVECLAKDGRFVEIGKIGIWTPEQFAEAKSAATYFPFDLGDEERKAPGLIATMLEELLPQFESHKLTPLPLQAYRIEDAVEAFRFMQQAKHLGKVVLQMTSPTGERPLIREDATYLITGGTGAIGLEVAQWLIQQGAKSVVLTSRSGKANEAAAERIAAWESEGTQVTVSTMDAAKADQVAAVLGFIQTELPPLAGVFHAAGVLDDATIPQQSWDRFAKVLPAKVDGSWYLHQQTRELPLDYFVCFSSIAAMIGSPGQANYAAANAFMDALCAGRRAEGLTGLSINWGPWSGGGMAKSADARRLAGIGLGMIAPQQGLLALEELLPTRYADVGVFPVDWTKFLKQFGRNKHPRILDELAKIHRQERTVGAAAGGALRDRMAAADEVKRASMIGDYVADQAAKTLGIAASQLDRAKPLAEMGLDSLMGIELKNAIEAELEIDIPVEEFSQDTTVTSLATAVANLVGVEGDFTSSGGGEASAPVAKEKPARALEDIPVSDFQTDQFPEVVELQERIARFARMGMESPYFDVHEGTTRDTAIIGGREFVCFSSYNYVGSSGDPEVTAAAQAAIEQFGTSVSASRVVSGEKTIHGELERKIAEFVGTESAVCFVGGHSTNETTIGHLMNPGDLILHDELAHNSLVQGCILSGAQRRAFPHNDTAACERMLAEMRGKYRRAVIVVEGVYSMDGDYCDLPKLVEIKEKYKAMLFVDEAHSIGTMGKTGRGICEHFGIPGSRIDFLMATLSKSLGSCGGYIAGKKTMIEYLKYTAPGFVFSVGMPPSNAAAALASFERIEKHPEVVAKCMSNSRLFLKLAKEKGLDTGLSDNTPVVPVITGNSLLALRLSRALYARGYNVQPIMYPAVEEKAARLRFFITSCHSEEQIQQTVDATAEELEKLKAESNDAAK is encoded by the coding sequence ATGCAGCCAAAACATGAACCGATTGCCGTTATCGGGATCGGTTGTCGTTTGCCCGGGGCCGATAGCCCGGAAGCTTTCTGGAACTTGCTGATCGAAGGTCGCGACGCCATTGGCGAAGTACCGCCCGACCGCTGGGACGTCGACCGACTCTACGATCCTGAACCAGCGACCCCTGGCAAGATGTACACGCGCCGGGGTGGTTTCTTGAGCAACGTCGCCGACTTCGATCCGACCCTTTTCGGCATCAGCGGACGCGAAGCGGAAAAGATGGACCCCCAACAGCGGATACTGTTGGAAGTGACCTGGGAAGCATTCGAGAACGCCGGCATCCCCGTCAAAACGCTCGGTAACAGCGCGACCGGCATTTACGTCGGCATTAGCAACAGCGACTACGCCCGGCTTCTCTTTCGTGGGCTCGATTCGCTCAGCGCGTACAGTGCCACCGGAACCAGTCTGTCGATCGCTGCCAATCGATTGAGCTATCTGTTTAATTTCCGCGGGCCCAGCATCGCCGTCGATACGGCCTGTTCGTCTTCGCTCGTCTCGGCTCACCTTGCTTGTCAGGGCTTGCAGTCTGGCGAGACCGATCTGGCGGTTGCCGCCGGCGTGAACTTGATTCTGACGCCAGAAGGCACAATCACCTTCTGCCAGGCTCGCATGATGGCCCCTGATGGGCGCTGTAAGACCTTCGATGCCAGTGCCGATGGCTACGTGCGCGGCGAAGGTTGCGGTGCCGTCATCTTGAAGCGACTGAGCGATGCCGAACGCGATGGAGACCGCGTATTAGCTGTTATCCACGGCACGGCGGTCAATCAAGATGGTCTCACCAACGGACTGACCGCGCCCAACGGACCGTCGCAGCAAGAAGTGCTCAAGGCGGCCTTGGACGACGCTCAAGTTGAACCGCAAGCAATCGAACTGATTGAGGCCCACGGTACCGGTACTTCGCTCGGAGATCCGATCGAAGTACGTAGCTTGAAAAACGTACTGGGCATGGGGCGAGACGCCCAGCACCCGCTTCGCCTGGGAAGCGTCAAAACCAATATCGGCCACCTGGAATCGGCCGCCGGGATCGCAGGCCTGTTGAAGCTTGTGCTTTCGCTCAGCAAGGGACAGATTCCTCCGCATTTGAACTTCGAAACACTCAATCCCTATATCGACCTGAGTGGTGCGGAAGTCGAAATTGTCACCGAAGCGAAGCAGTGGAATAGCGATGCCGGCAAACGCCTGGCCGGCGTGAGTGCATTCGGATTCGGTGGAACGAATTGTCACCTAATCGTTGGTGACTACGTTGCGAAAGAAACCGAAACCAAGTCGTCACCGCCGAAAGATCGCCCGCGGCATATCATTCCGCTTTCGACACAAACGCATGACGGCTTGCCGCTCTTGGCCGAGCGTTACCTGGAAGAGTTGGAAGACGAAGCGATTTCGCTGGCCGACTTTGCTCACAGCGTTGCCGTTGGTCGCTCGACGCTCGATGCCCGGACATTCGTTAATGCGGCCGATAAGAAGGAAGCGTTCGCAACGCTTCACAAGTTGGTCGAGAAGGGATCGAAAGATTCAACCAACGGCCAACCGGTGCGTCGCCGCAACAAAGTGGTGTTCTTGTTCACCGGTCAGGGTTCGCAGTATCCCGGTATGGGGCGCGAGCTGTACGAGTCGCACCCCGTCTATCGCGAAGCCATCGACCAGTGCGCCGCAGAGCTCAAGAAGTACGACGTACCGCTGTTGGACGTGCTGTTCGCCGAGTCTGAGAGCGATACGATTCATCAAACGGCCATGTCGCAGCCGACGTTATTCGCGACGGAGTATGCACTTTTCCAACTGTGGAAGTCATGGGGCATTACGCCCAGCATGGCAATCGGTCACAGTGTTGGTGAGTATGTCGCGGCCTGCGTTGCAGGCGTCTTTCCACTCGAAGATGCATTGAAGCTGATTGCGCTTCGTGGCAAGCTGATGCAAAGCTTGCCTGCCGGCGGAGCCATGTTGGCCGTTTCGGCCGGTGCCGATCGCATTGAAACACTCCTCAACGGACATGCCGGACAGGTCGGCATCGCCGCGGTGAATAGCCCGCAGCAGACGGTCCTTAGCGGGGCGGCGGAAGCGATCGATCAAGTTGCCGAGCTCTGCCAGACGGAAGGCATTCGTGCTACGCGATTGACGGTCTCCCATGCGTTCCATTCAAAGTTGATGGAGCCGATCCTCGACGAATTCGAACAGGCCGTTTCTTCGATCGAGATGAAGCCTGCTTCGTTCCCGATCGCTGCGAACTTGACGGGCGAGCTATCCAAAGACGCGTTCACCAAGCCTGCCTATTGGCGTCAGCATCTCCGCGAGGCGGTTCGCTTTGCCGATGGTATCCAGGCCATTGCCGCGAAGGGTGGCAATGTCTTTGTCGAAGTGGGACCGCAGCCGGTTCTTTCCGGGCTTGGTCGCGTGAGCGTGCCTGGCAAGGAAAACGCCTGGCTTCCGAGTCTGCGTAACGGTCGCAGCGATTGGCAGATGATGCTCAACTCGCTGGGCGAACTATACGAGACAGGCATCACGATCGACTGGAAAGCGTTTGATGCTCCGTACGATCGTAAGCGAATCGAGCTGCCGACCTATCCGTTTGTGCGAAGTCGATTCTGGGCACCCGATACGATGCCCGTCACCAGTGGCGAAGACTTTGGCGGCGGTACGGGGCTTATGCCTACCCGCACAACGCATCCACTGCTGGGCGTGAAGATTCCGACGGCAACCGACGAAGTCCTTTTTCAAACGAACCTGGCACCTGGTTTCCCGGCATATCTGAACGATCACCAACTGTTCGGCAACCCGGTCTTTCCCGCGACTGGTTATGTCGAACTAGCTCTCGGTGCGGCGAGCGCCCACTTCGAGGAAGGACAGTATTCCGTCGAGCAGTTGCAAGTGCAGCAGCCGCTGGTGTTTGAAGAGCAGCACTCGAAGACGGTTCAGGTTGTGTTGACGCCGGAAGATCTGGGCTACGCTTCGTTCCGGATTCTCAGCGCCGAGACGTCTGATAGTGACGATACGATTTGGAAGCTGCATGCCGCGGGAAAGATCGTCCCGGCGGCGGCTCGTCCCGAGAAGGCTGACCTGCAAGAAGCCTTCTTCCGCATGGAAAAGCAGGTCGATGTCGAAGAGTTCTACGCCGGTGCCAAACAAAGCGGCCTGCAGTACGGCCACGCTTTCCAAGGGATCAAGCAGCTTGGCAATGGCGAAGACGAAGCCCTGGCCGAAGTGGCACTTCAAACCGATCTTCAGAGCGATGCACGCAACTATCACTTGCATCCAGCCTTGCTCGACGCTTGTTTCCAGACGGTCGGAAGCTTGCTGGTCGATGAACTGACGCCTGGGACAACGTTCATTCCCATTGGCATTGGCAGCGTGACCTGCTTCGAGGGACACTCGCCGCAGCGGGTGGCTTGCTGGTCGAAGATCGTTAGCCGCAAACCGGGACGCATGCCGCAGGTTGAAGCCGACATCTTGCTGGCCAATGAAGAAGGGGAAGTTCTGGCCGAAGTCCGCGGCTTGAAGCTGGCTCGTCTTGCAAAGATTGATCTGCAGAAACGATTGGTCGCCGATGTCGATCGCTGGTACCACGAGGTTAAATGGCTAGAAACACCGCGAATCGGCAATCCGCTGACCGTCGATGAGAAGGAAGAATCGATTTGGCTCATCTTCGGCGATGGTCGACCGATGACGCAGTATCTCGTCGAACAACTCGAGCAGCGCAAGCAGCAAGTGATGCAGGTATTCCCCGGCACCGAATTGGAGTTCGGTGAAGTCGATGCCATGCTCGATCCAGCCGAACCTACCGAGTTCGTTGAACTGCTCGATTCGCTTCAGCTTTCCGACACTCGGAAGCTGCGAGGTGTGATCTATCTGTGGGCTCAGCAGGATCTGTCGGGCAAAGCCAACGAGTCGATGGTTGATCATGCTCTCGGCTGCCAAGGTCTGCTGCATGTCGCCCAAGCTTTGGGCCAGCGGGAAGATCAATCGCCTAGACTCTACGTGGTCACCCTCGGTGGTCAGCGAATTTACTCCGGTGACAAGATTGGCCATCCCTTAGAGGCCGCCACTTGGGGCCTAGCTGGCGTGATTGCCAACGAACTACCGAAGCTCAACTGCACGCGTGTCGACGTCGATGCGGCCGATCGCGAGACGGCTGGTCGCTTGTTCGGCGAGATCTGGGTACCTGACTCGGAAACCGAAATCGCGTTGCGTGGCGAGAAACGATTCTCGTCACGATTGATGCCGATGCGTCTGGCTGCTGATGGCGAGTTGACGGTTCCGGAACAGTCGTATCAGCTGGGCCTGAAGAAGTTCGGCATGCTGACGAATCTGGAGTTGGTCCCCAAACCGCGTACCGAACCGGCTGAGACCGAAGTCGAGATCGCGGTCAAAGCGTCGGGTCTCAACTTCCGCGATGTGCTGCGGGCCTTGGGGATGCTGCAGGAATATGAAAAAGAGATTGGCATTCTTACCGAAGCGGACGTGACCTTCGGCTTCGAGTGCAGCGGCGTCGTCACAGCGGTCGGTAGCAAGGTGAAGAACCTGAGTGTCGGCGACGAGGTAATCGCGCTTTCCACCGCCAGCATGACCAGCCACTTGCTGGTCGATCAAAACTATGTGGCCAAGAAGCCAAGTAATCAGACGTTTGACGAAGCAGCGACCATTCCTCTGGCGTTCCTGACCGCCCACTACGGGCTCGTACGGCTGGCGAAGCTACGCAAAGGCGAACGGGTTCTCATTCATGCCGCCGCCGGTGGTGTAGGCCAGGCAGCCGTGGCGATCGCCCAGGCCATCGGCGCCGAGATCTACGCTACGGCCAGCAAGGGCAAGTGGGACTTCCTGCATTCGCTGGGCATCAAGCATGTTTACGATTCGCGTACAACGCTCTTCAGCGATCAGATTCTGGAAGACACGGGTGGCGAAGGAGTCGACGTTGTCCTCAATAGCTTGAACCAGGAGTTCATTCCCAAGAGCGTCGAGTGTCTGGCCAAGGATGGGCGTTTTGTCGAGATCGGCAAGATTGGTATCTGGACGCCTGAGCAGTTTGCCGAAGCCAAGTCGGCCGCGACCTACTTCCCGTTTGATCTCGGGGACGAAGAACGAAAGGCACCAGGCCTGATCGCGACGATGCTTGAGGAACTGTTGCCGCAGTTCGAGTCGCACAAGCTAACTCCCCTGCCCTTGCAGGCCTATCGCATCGAAGACGCCGTCGAAGCGTTTCGCTTTATGCAGCAGGCCAAGCACCTGGGCAAGGTCGTGCTGCAAATGACGTCGCCTACCGGCGAACGACCATTGATTCGGGAAGATGCAACCTACCTGATCACCGGCGGTACCGGGGCGATTGGTCTAGAAGTCGCGCAGTGGTTGATCCAGCAGGGAGCCAAAAGCGTTGTCCTAACCAGCCGCAGTGGGAAAGCGAACGAGGCCGCTGCCGAGCGGATTGCGGCTTGGGAAAGCGAAGGCACTCAGGTCACCGTTTCAACCATGGATGCCGCCAAGGCCGATCAAGTCGCCGCCGTGCTGGGCTTCATCCAAACCGAGCTTCCACCACTGGCAGGCGTGTTCCATGCTGCTGGTGTGCTGGACGATGCGACCATCCCACAGCAGTCGTGGGATCGCTTCGCCAAAGTGTTGCCAGCCAAGGTGGATGGTTCCTGGTATTTGCACCAGCAGACACGCGAATTGCCGCTCGATTACTTCGTCTGCTTCTCATCGATCGCCGCGATGATCGGATCGCCGGGACAAGCCAACTACGCTGCGGCCAACGCATTTATGGACGCCTTGTGTGCAGGTCGCCGCGCTGAAGGCCTGACTGGTCTGAGCATCAACTGGGGGCCATGGAGCGGCGGTGGCATGGCCAAATCGGCCGACGCCCGACGGCTTGCAGGGATTGGCTTGGGCATGATTGCTCCGCAGCAAGGTTTGCTCGCGCTGGAAGAACTTCTGCCGACGCGCTACGCCGACGTGGGTGTCTTCCCGGTCGACTGGACGAAGTTCCTCAAGCAGTTTGGTCGTAACAAGCATCCACGGATCCTCGACGAGCTCGCCAAGATTCATCGTCAGGAACGCACCGTCGGCGCGGCCGCCGGTGGGGCGCTTCGCGATCGCATGGCCGCCGCAGACGAAGTCAAGCGAGCCTCGATGATTGGCGACTACGTTGCTGATCAGGCTGCCAAGACACTCGGTATTGCGGCTTCGCAGTTAGATCGCGCCAAGCCGCTTGCTGAAATGGGGCTCGACTCCTTGATGGGGATCGAGCTGAAGAACGCGATTGAAGCCGAGCTTGAGATCGATATCCCCGTCGAAGAATTCTCGCAAGACACCACAGTCACAAGCCTGGCGACAGCGGTTGCCAATCTTGTGGGCGTGGAAGGAGACTTCACGTCGAGCGGTGGTGGTGAAGCTTCGGCTCCGGTAGCGAAGGAGAAGCCTGCCCGTGCTCTGGAAGACATTCCTGTTTCCGACTTCCAGACCGATCAGTTCCCCGAAGTGGTCGAGCTGCAAGAGCGTATCGCGCGGTTTGCTCGGATGGGAATGGAAAGCCCTTACTTCGATGTCCACGAAGGAACCACGCGCGACACGGCCATCATCGGCGGTCGCGAGTTCGTCTGCTTCAGCAGCTACAACTATGTCGGCAGCAGTGGCGACCCGGAAGTGACCGCCGCCGCTCAAGCCGCCATCGAGCAATTTGGCACCAGTGTTTCGGCCAGCCGTGTGGTCTCTGGCGAAAAGACGATCCACGGCGAACTGGAACGCAAGATCGCCGAGTTCGTGGGGACCGAGTCTGCTGTTTGTTTTGTCGGTGGTCACTCGACCAACGAAACGACGATCGGCCATCTGATGAATCCAGGCGACTTGATCCTGCACGACGAACTAGCCCACAACAGTTTGGTGCAAGGTTGTATTCTGTCTGGCGCCCAGCGACGAGCGTTTCCGCATAACGATACGGCTGCCTGTGAACGCATGCTGGCCGAGATGCGGGGTAAATACCGCCGGGCTGTGATTGTCGTTGAAGGTGTCTACAGCATGGACGGCGACTACTGCGACTTACCCAAGCTGGTTGAGATTAAAGAGAAATACAAGGCAATGCTCTTCGTCGACGAGGCACACTCGATCGGCACGATGGGCAAGACAGGTCGCGGGATCTGCGAACATTTCGGTATCCCGGGTTCGCGCATCGATTTCCTGATGGCAACGCTCAGTAAGTCGCTGGGTAGCTGCGGCGGCTACATTGCCGGTAAGAAGACGATGATCGAGTACCTCAAGTACACGGCACCAGGCTTTGTGTTCAGCGTGGGGATGCCCCCATCGAACGCAGCCGCGGCCCTGGCATCGTTCGAGCGGATTGAGAAGCACCCGGAAGTGGTCGCCAAGTGCATGAGCAATTCCCGGCTGTTTCTCAAGCTGGCCAAGGAAAAGGGACTCGATACGGGGCTCAGCGACAATACGCCGGTCGTTCCCGTGATCACCGGCAACTCGCTCTTAGCCCTGCGACTTTCGCGTGCCCTGTACGCGCGCGGGTACAACGTTCAGCCGATCATGTATCCGGCCGTGGAAGAGAAAGCGGCCCGACTGCGGTTCTTCATCACTAGCTGCCACAGCGAAGAACAAATCCAGCAGACAGTTGACGCGACGGCTGAAGAGTTGGAAAAATTGAAAGCCGAATCGAACGACGCGGCGAAATAG
- a CDS encoding acyl carrier protein, translating to MTAEPSGPSGDAPKSAEEIQDWIIDYLAKELDTNPNSIDPSATFDSFALDSATAIGMTGDMENWLGKRIDPTIVYDYPTIEEFSSYLAGEK from the coding sequence ATGACAGCCGAGCCATCCGGACCTTCCGGCGATGCGCCTAAGTCCGCGGAAGAAATCCAAGACTGGATTATCGATTATCTTGCCAAAGAGTTGGACACGAACCCCAACTCTATTGATCCTAGCGCCACTTTCGATTCCTTCGCCCTCGATTCGGCCACGGCCATCGGGATGACCGGCGATATGGAAAACTGGCTTGGGAAACGGATTGATCCCACGATCGTTTACGATTACCCCACGATCGAAGAGTTCTCTAGCTATCTGGCGGGCGAGAAGTAA
- a CDS encoding metallophosphoesterase encodes MSVAASVAQNTVEAYQRAGQILRESSLRRGNVVYLDTSNTDDVMVTADLHGNRTNFRQILNIADLESNPRRHLVFQEVCHGGPTYPKAGGCMSHLMLEDIAKLVIQFPNQVHFLISNHELAELTDFPIMKAGKMLNLMFRCGMGQMYGDSVPVVRAAQLEFLASLPIAIRIGDQIMVTHSLPKQCDEEPFDASIFDRELTCHDRSCGGSLHRLVWGRDFRQENVDLLAKQLGVELFITGHEPCQYGFASPNSRQIVLDCCSRLGKYLMIPMSNDLTQEDLLNRIHSLHDPILAAMS; translated from the coding sequence ATGAGTGTTGCCGCCAGCGTGGCCCAGAATACGGTCGAGGCTTACCAGAGAGCCGGGCAAATCTTGCGGGAATCTTCGCTTCGGCGAGGCAATGTCGTCTACCTCGACACATCGAACACAGACGATGTGATGGTGACGGCCGACCTGCACGGCAACCGCACCAATTTCCGGCAAATCCTCAACATCGCCGATCTCGAGAGTAATCCACGTCGGCACTTGGTATTCCAGGAAGTATGCCACGGCGGACCGACCTATCCCAAGGCGGGCGGCTGCATGTCGCACCTGATGCTGGAAGACATCGCTAAGCTGGTGATTCAGTTCCCGAACCAGGTTCACTTTTTGATTTCCAACCACGAGCTCGCCGAACTGACCGACTTTCCGATCATGAAAGCGGGCAAGATGCTCAACCTGATGTTCCGTTGTGGAATGGGACAGATGTACGGCGACTCGGTCCCCGTGGTGCGTGCCGCCCAGCTCGAGTTTTTAGCGAGCCTCCCGATTGCGATTCGGATTGGGGATCAGATCATGGTGACTCATAGTCTGCCCAAGCAGTGCGACGAGGAACCATTTGACGCCAGCATCTTCGATCGGGAATTGACGTGTCACGATCGATCGTGCGGCGGATCGCTTCATCGCTTGGTATGGGGCCGAGACTTCCGCCAAGAGAATGTCGATCTGCTGGCCAAGCAGCTAGGTGTCGAACTCTTCATTACCGGTCACGAACCATGTCAGTATGGGTTCGCGTCTCCCAACTCGCGTCAGATTGTGCTCGACTGTTGCAGCCGACTGGGCAAGTATCTTATGATCCCCATGTCGAATGATCTGACACAGGAAGACCTGCTCAATCGCATTCATTCTCTTCACGATCCTATCTTGGCAGCCATGTCCTAA